Within the Nissabacter sp. SGAir0207 genome, the region ACCGGGTGAGGGATTAGAAGTCGTAGCGCAGACGCACCACGTTCATGTCGCCCAGGTTGTCGGTGCTGGAGGTGAAGACGTGCTCGTAGTCCACACGGAAACCGTAATCCAGCTGGAAGGTGACGCCGACGCCGTTGTCGATGCGCTGGTAGTTGCGATCGTTGACGTACTCCAGGCGGTCGCCCATGAAGTAAGGCATGACAGACTTCAGGCCATACTGGCGAACCGGAATGGTGTAACCGGCCAGATACTCGATGCCCCACGCGTCGCCCGCGAAGTAGTTATTCACGTCCGCTTTCTTGGTGGTCAGGAAGTTCTGGTAGTAGCCGCCGCCGAAGGCGAAGGTCCAGTTGTCCGGCTTCCAGGTCAGGGAGGTGCCGTAGATGTTCTGGTCGTAGTTCTTGGAGTCGCCGCTGGTCGGGTTGCGCATGTCAGCACGGGTGTAGTTCCAGGCCGCGCCCCAGGTCAGGTCTTTGCTCAGGTGGTAATCCACGCCCAGTGAGCCGCCGCCCTTGCGCTTGTAGCGCAGGCCTTTGCCCGGCAGGTACTCGTTGTCCGCGAACAGGTAAGAGGCGTAAACATCCGCGTCGCCGAAGGTGTTTTTGTACTTCAGCATTTTGCGGGAGCGGTAGGAGCCGTCGTAGTCACCGTTGATGCCGTTGCCCGGTGCCTGCGCCTTCATGTCGTAGTCCCAGATGTCGGTCTTGGAGCCGATCACATCGTAGTAGACGCTGTTCTGCTGGCCGAAGGTCAGTTTACCCCAGGTTTTGCTCTGGAAGCCGGTGTAGAGCATACGGCGGCTGGTGTCGTGCGCGCCCTCGGCGTAGTGGTGATCCCAGTCAAACAGTGCCGGAATGTTCACGCCCAGCTCGTAGTAACCCACCCAGCTTACGTCATCAAACAGGTAGTAGTCCGCCAGGAAACGGAAGCGGGTGCCGCCGTCAAAGCCGTTGCGCTTATAGGAGCCTTTATCGCCATCACCGGTCATGTTGTCGAACTGCGGGCGGATACTGCCGCCGACGGTGAAGTTCAGGCGGCTCAGCGGGTTGCCTGCCTGCGGATCTTGCTTAATCAAGGTGACTTCAGCGTTCGTCACAAAAGATGCGCTGCCGATCATCAGACCCAGGCCAATGGCCAGGGACAGATTTTTTTGCTTTGTTGTTAACATTAAGTAGCCCTGTGTAAATTGCTTTGTGTATCGCGGGCGGATAATAGCGTGAGAATCATGACAGAAAATCGTTTGAAGAGGCCCTATTTGGGGTTTGTTGCGGTAGAAAGATTAAATAAATGTTTCCTTTGTTTCAGGAATTAACAACTCTGGCGATTTTTTGGCTTATTTTGGTTAAGTGTAGAATAAAAAAGGCTAATTTGGCTTAAGTCAGAAAATGAACTTAAGCAAAATTTGAGCTGATGTTTTTTTAAGCCATTGCTTTTGCCCTCTATCTATAGCATCAACACCGGAAAGCCTAAAAATGGGGTTTGGCAGATTCAGAATAGGGCGTCTGGTTAACACCTTGGTGCCCGGTTGGCAAAAGCAGGTTAAAGGGGGGCACGCGGATGGATGCTCGCTACCTGAGAAGGCCATGACATTGATTTACCCGCCGATCACGACTACGGTTTACTCATACCTAACCTATTGATGGGGGAGTTAAATGCCAGAATCTACTTATATTCGCGTTGAGATCTATTCAGTCGATGAGCATACCGGCCGCACCTATAAGATCTTCACCACGCCGACCGAAGAGCAGGGTGAGAAGCGTTTGGAGGGCGAGTGCCTGATGCAGAACACCCTGCCCAAGAACTACTCTGATGAGGAGATGTTGCAGGAGGCGAAGATCCATCTGGAGCGTGAGGGCTACTCCAGGGATGACATTCAGGACGTGACCTACCACTGATCCCGGCCAGTGGGCGTTCTCGCCCACTGCCACCGTTTTTTGTGTTTATCTCTCTGCCGCACCGGCGCGGTGCAGGCTTTTGCCTGATGCGCCGCGAATGGGCAGGGCGGCCGCCTATTAATAATTCTGGAAATAGTCCTGAATCAGGGCGCGATCGTGGGTCTGGGTCAGGGCGGTCATCAGCAGGATACGCGCCTTGGCTGGGTTCAGGGAGTCCGCCACCAGCCCCGGCATATTGTCGTCTGGGGCCACTACGCCGCTGCCGGTGCGTGAGGCGCGTACCACCACAATGCCCGCCTGTTCAGCTTTCTTGATGCCCGCTTCGCTGCGTACCGAGGTGGAACCGCCGCCGGTGCCGACATAGATGATGCCGTCCGCGTGGTGCGCGATCGCGGCGTCATACATATATTCCGGGTCATCCTGATAGCCATAGATGATCACCACCTTCGGCAGGCTGTTCACATCGCGC harbors:
- a CDS encoding porin, producing the protein MIGSASFVTNAEVTLIKQDPQAGNPLSRLNFTVGGSIRPQFDNMTGDGDKGSYKRNGFDGGTRFRFLADYYLFDDVSWVGYYELGVNIPALFDWDHHYAEGAHDTSRRMLYTGFQSKTWGKLTFGQQNSVYYDVIGSKTDIWDYDMKAQAPGNGINGDYDGSYRSRKMLKYKNTFGDADVYASYLFADNEYLPGKGLRYKRKGGGSLGVDYHLSKDLTWGAAWNYTRADMRNPTSGDSKNYDQNIYGTSLTWKPDNWTFAFGGGYYQNFLTTKKADVNNYFAGDAWGIEYLAGYTIPVRQYGLKSVMPYFMGDRLEYVNDRNYQRIDNGVGVTFQLDYGFRVDYEHVFTSSTDNLGDMNVVRLRYDF